TATTATAAAATCGGCGGCAAACAGGTGGAGGAAGAAGCGAACAAGCTGTATGCGGCGCAGAAGGAAGAATACGCGGCTTACAGCGACTGGTACGACAAAAATATCGTTCCTTACAAAGCCCAGTGATCCGCCGCCGGCTCCCGCCCCTCCGGCGGGCGGGAGCCGGCTTCCGTTCGGCCGTCACCCGGGCCATCTTCCCGAAGGATTGGAGTGTGGATGATGAAGGTCAAGGATCTGGAGTTGAAGGCTGCATCCCGGCCGGTCGGTAAGGCCGCTTCCGGCAGGCTGCGGTGGCTCGTCCGCGATCTGAAGCGCGATAAAGCCTTGTACCTGCTGCTGCTTCCCGGTCTGCTGCTCATTCTCGTCTTTAAATATATTCCGATGTACGGTCTGGTTATCGCGTTTAAGGAGTACAACATTTTTTCCGGCGTCGGGGCGAGCCCCTGGGTCGGTCTGCTGCAGTTCGAGCGTCTGTTCCGGACGCCGGACTTTACGAAAATATTCGCCAATACGTTCATCATCAGCTTCTTGAAGCTGGCGTTCGGTTTTCCTGCTGCGATCGTCCTTTCCCTGCTGCTGAACGAGCTGCGGAATATGGCCTTCAAGCGGTTCACGCAGACGATCGTCTACCTGCCGCATTTTATCTCGTGGGTCATTTTCGCGGGGATCATTACGATTTTTCTGAACCCGGTGGACGGCGTCGTGAACTTCGTGCTGAAGGCTTTCGGCGGGCAGCCGATCAACTTCCTGACTGAGCCTTCGTACTTCCGGCCGATGCTGGTCGTCACGGACATTTATAAGGAAATCGGGTGGGGGACGATCATTTATTTGGCGGCGATGTCCGGCGTGGATCCGCACCTGTACGAGGCGGCGATCATGGACGGCGCGAACCGGTTCAAGCAAATGTGGCACATTACGCTGCCGTCGATCCGTCCGGTCATCATTATTTTGTTCATTCTGAGCCTGGGCAATATTCTCGAAGCCGGTTTTATGCAAATTTTTCTGCTGTACAACCCGCTCGTGTACGACGTCGCCGACGTCATCGACACGTACGTGTACCGCAAGGGCATTCTGGAGTCGAATTACAGCCTCGGCGCGGCGGCGGGCATTTTTAAATCCGTCATCGCGCTCGCGCTCATCGTGCTGACGAACAAGATCGTGAAAAAAACCGGCAACGACGGCCTGTGGTAAGGAGGGACCGGGATGATCAAAAATACGCCGGGCGAAAAAATTTTTATTGCGGTCAATTATGTGTTCATGATTTTTGTTATGATGATGATGTTGTACCCGTTCTGGTATTTGTTCATGTATTCCATCAGCGATCCGAAGCTGTCGGCAACGGGCGGCCTGTTTCTGAAGCCGAGCGGCTTCTCCCTGGCCTCCTATTCGCTGGTGTTCAACAACGTCTCGTTCCTGTCGGGGTTTCGCGTTTCGTTCATCGTGACGATTGCCGGGACGCTGATGGCCGTCTTTTTCACGGCGACGACCGCCTATGCGATTTCGAAAAAAAGGCTGCGGGGAGGAACGTTTTTCACCTTCATCTTCCTGTTCACGATGCTGTTCAACGGCGGAATCGTACCGAGCTACCTGCTCGTGAAGGATCTGCACCTGCTCGATTCGCTGTGGGCGCTCATCCTGCCGAACATGCTCGGCGCGTGGAACATTCTCGTCATGCGGACGTTTTTCGCGGGCATCCCGGAGGAGCTGGAGGAGGCGGCCAAGATCGACGGCGCATCGACGCTGCGCATCTTTTTCAGCATCATTTTGCCGCTGTCGAAAGCGGTGCTCGCCACCATCGGGCTGTTCGTCGCGGTCTTTTATTGGAATGATTTCTTCT
This genomic window from Paenibacillus humicola contains:
- a CDS encoding ABC transporter permease yields the protein MMKVKDLELKAASRPVGKAASGRLRWLVRDLKRDKALYLLLLPGLLLILVFKYIPMYGLVIAFKEYNIFSGVGASPWVGLLQFERLFRTPDFTKIFANTFIISFLKLAFGFPAAIVLSLLLNELRNMAFKRFTQTIVYLPHFISWVIFAGIITIFLNPVDGVVNFVLKAFGGQPINFLTEPSYFRPMLVVTDIYKEIGWGTIIYLAAMSGVDPHLYEAAIMDGANRFKQMWHITLPSIRPVIIILFILSLGNILEAGFMQIFLLYNPLVYDVADVIDTYVYRKGILESNYSLGAAAGIFKSVIALALIVLTNKIVKKTGNDGLW
- a CDS encoding carbohydrate ABC transporter permease; protein product: MIKNTPGEKIFIAVNYVFMIFVMMMMLYPFWYLFMYSISDPKLSATGGLFLKPSGFSLASYSLVFNNVSFLSGFRVSFIVTIAGTLMAVFFTATTAYAISKKRLRGGTFFTFIFLFTMLFNGGIVPSYLLVKDLHLLDSLWALILPNMLGAWNILVMRTFFAGIPEELEEAAKIDGASTLRIFFSIILPLSKAVLATIGLFVAVFYWNDFFSTILYITDKNKWALQAVLRDIVNNASSAMQSQGVSIGYQQTVSENTVKMASIVVATLPILIVYPFIQKYFAKGAMIGSVKG